In Gemmatimonadaceae bacterium, the following are encoded in one genomic region:
- a CDS encoding PAS domain S-box protein codes for MPATSSHQETERRLRLAETAAVLARVAIVCLLVWVAYSSTQAMRRVERSQVVLHRLELVQRDILEERANRHAYMLTEDAESRVAYAAAAQRADADLDTLRQLTQFDPLHTARIDSIRVAFRAAARLRTASLAAATRTHAETRAVLNAPDRARLRAGIARLLDRMSASERNRLAVMTAVQHRGLRVQGFCALAAVLITAIVGMTTLRYRRHRAAMLQASATTFRQLAEDNPDCVLVHRGGQLLFANAAATAELAGTRAIASLTIDDIVHPDDHELIQARTAHVLTSQTPTTPLAIRFLRHDGTVLEAEARGAPIVFDGADAIQVVLRDLTGRREAERALQLSEARFRAVLGAMAEGVVLMDETLAIRLSNPAAQQILGFTAGEMDGRTAFDPAWQAIDEHGNDLLASDHFCTIALRTARPSSGVMSITRPDTERVWISVRAVPLFQPEVSAPYAVVVTFEDITRQRQAEEELRQSHKMQVLGRMASGVAHDFNNLLTIIRSSSELLRLDVGTVPAAAQTLSDIELATDRATALTAHLLTFSRRQHIAPAVMQPAPLLRNSAALLQRMAGEQVAVELRVAPALEQEWIRADAVRLGQVLTNLVGNARDAMPRGGMLRISCDVIDVGEAITHRFGVVTPGRHVRVTVEDNGSGMTDDVLVNLFDPFFTTKPHGRGTGLGLSIVHGIVHEAQGTITVSSKPGFGSCFTVYWPTAAAPDASDPVPPARPHRTDATPGIGRGRPPRTRVAAPPAAAGPLPSPADARPTVLLVDDDESVRRVLSRQLESGGYEVRVAGGGREALDLLHAPGAAYCAMVTDVRMPGMSGIELVETMLAEHIDLPVLVVSGQMDRPLPDAWPADAAVKFLAKPISGVALRRTVESLISEHGAAAVAAGSA; via the coding sequence ATGCCCGCGACGTCGTCCCACCAGGAAACAGAGCGCCGCCTGCGGCTTGCCGAAACGGCCGCCGTGCTCGCGCGCGTCGCCATCGTGTGCCTGCTGGTCTGGGTGGCGTACAGCTCCACGCAGGCCATGCGACGCGTCGAACGGTCCCAGGTGGTGCTGCACCGGCTCGAGCTGGTCCAGCGCGACATCCTCGAGGAGCGCGCGAACCGTCACGCGTACATGCTCACCGAAGACGCGGAGTCGCGCGTGGCGTATGCGGCTGCGGCGCAGCGGGCCGACGCGGACCTCGACACGCTCCGTCAGCTGACGCAGTTCGATCCCCTGCACACCGCCCGCATCGACTCCATCCGGGTCGCCTTCCGGGCCGCGGCGCGTCTCCGCACCGCCTCGCTCGCCGCAGCCACGCGCACCCACGCCGAGACGCGTGCCGTGCTCAACGCACCGGATCGTGCCCGGCTGCGCGCCGGCATCGCCCGACTCCTCGACCGCATGTCGGCCTCGGAACGCAACCGGCTGGCGGTCATGACCGCGGTGCAGCACCGCGGCCTCCGGGTGCAGGGCTTCTGCGCGCTGGCGGCCGTGCTCATCACCGCCATCGTGGGGATGACGACGCTGCGCTATCGCCGGCATCGCGCCGCGATGCTGCAGGCCAGCGCCACGACGTTCCGCCAGCTCGCCGAGGACAACCCGGACTGCGTGCTGGTGCACCGCGGCGGACAGCTGCTGTTCGCGAACGCCGCCGCGACCGCGGAGCTGGCCGGCACCCGCGCGATCGCGTCGCTCACGATCGACGACATCGTGCACCCGGACGACCATGAACTGATCCAGGCCCGCACCGCACACGTGCTCACGTCGCAGACGCCGACCACGCCGCTGGCGATCCGCTTCCTGCGGCACGACGGGACCGTGCTGGAAGCCGAGGCGCGCGGCGCCCCGATCGTGTTCGACGGTGCGGATGCGATCCAGGTGGTGCTGCGCGACCTCACCGGCCGGCGCGAGGCCGAGCGCGCGCTCCAACTCAGCGAGGCACGCTTCCGGGCCGTGCTCGGCGCGATGGCCGAGGGCGTCGTGCTGATGGACGAGACGCTCGCCATCCGGCTCAGCAATCCCGCGGCGCAGCAGATCCTCGGGTTCACGGCCGGTGAGATGGATGGACGCACCGCGTTCGATCCCGCGTGGCAGGCGATCGACGAGCACGGGAACGACCTCCTGGCCTCCGACCACTTCTGCACCATCGCCCTGCGCACCGCGCGACCGTCGTCCGGCGTGATGAGCATCACCCGCCCCGACACGGAGCGCGTCTGGATCTCGGTTCGCGCCGTACCGCTGTTCCAGCCGGAGGTGTCGGCTCCGTACGCCGTGGTCGTGACCTTCGAGGACATCACCCGCCAGCGGCAGGCCGAGGAGGAGCTGCGCCAGTCGCACAAGATGCAGGTGCTCGGCCGCATGGCCAGCGGCGTCGCGCACGACTTCAACAACCTGCTCACGATCATCCGGTCGTCGAGTGAACTCCTCCGCCTGGACGTGGGCACCGTGCCCGCCGCGGCGCAGACGCTGTCGGACATCGAGCTCGCAACCGACCGTGCCACGGCACTGACGGCGCACCTGCTCACCTTCAGCCGGCGGCAGCACATCGCGCCCGCCGTCATGCAGCCCGCGCCGCTGCTCCGCAACTCGGCGGCGCTGCTGCAGCGCATGGCCGGGGAGCAGGTCGCAGTGGAATTGCGCGTGGCACCGGCGCTGGAGCAGGAGTGGATCCGCGCCGACGCCGTGCGCCTGGGGCAGGTCCTGACGAACCTGGTGGGCAACGCGCGTGACGCGATGCCGCGCGGCGGCATGCTCCGGATCAGCTGCGATGTCATCGACGTCGGCGAGGCCATCACGCACCGGTTCGGCGTGGTGACGCCGGGCCGGCACGTGCGCGTGACCGTCGAGGACAACGGCAGCGGAATGACCGACGACGTGCTGGTCAACCTCTTCGATCCGTTCTTCACCACCAAGCCCCATGGCCGCGGCACGGGGCTCGGGCTGTCGATCGTGCACGGCATCGTGCACGAGGCCCAGGGCACCATCACCGTCAGCAGCAAGCCGGGGTTCGGCTCGTGCTTCACGGTGTACTGGCCCACCGCTGCCGCCCCCGACGCCAGCGACCCGGTTCCTCCCGCGAGGCCGCACCGCACGGACGCCACACCGGGCATCGGGCGCGGGCGACCGCCGCGGACGCGCGTCGCGGCACCGCCGGCGGCGGCGGGTCCCTTGCCGTCACCCGCAGATGCGCGACCGACGGTGCTGCTGGTGGACGACGACGAGAGCGTGCGGCGCGTGCTCTCCCGGCAGCTCGAGTCGGGCGGCTACGAGGTCCGCGTGGCCGGCGGCGGTCGCGAAGCGCTGGACCTCCTGCACGCGCCGGGTGCCGCCTACTGCGCGATGGTCACGGACGTGCGCATGCCCGGCATGAGCGGCATCGAGCTGGTGGAGACCATGCTCGCCGAGCACATCGACCTGCCGGTGCTGGTGGTGTCGGGACAGATGGACCGGCCGCTGCCCGATGCGTGGCCGGCCGATGCCGCGGTGAAGTTCCTGGCCAAGCCGATCAGCGGCGTGGCGCTGCGGCGGACCGTCGAGTCACTGATCAGCGAGCACGGCGCGGCGGCGGTGGCGGCAGGATCGGCCTGA